One window of Helicoverpa zea isolate HzStark_Cry1AcR chromosome 12, ilHelZeax1.1, whole genome shotgun sequence genomic DNA carries:
- the LOC124635274 gene encoding vitelline membrane protein Vm26Ab, whose translation MCKLVIFAALFAVAAAKPGIHSVAYSAPLVAAPVAAAYTAPVAAAYTAPVAAAYTAPVAAAYTAPVAAAYTAPVAAAYTAYASPYAAAYTSSVAAYNAYSAPLVAAAYKAPVLLK comes from the exons ATGTGCAAACTG GTGATCTTCGCTGCTCTCTTCGCCGTCGCGGCCGCCAAGCCCGGTATCCATTCCGTGGCTTACTCCGCTCCATTGGTAGCGGCCCCCGTCGCTGCAGCCTACACAGCTCCCGTAGCGGCCGCGTACACTGCTCCCGTGGCTGCCGCGTACACCGCCCCTGTAGCCGCTGCGTACACCGCCCCCGTTGCGGCCGCGTATACCGCCCCCGTAGCAGCTGCGTACACTGCCTACGCTTCACCCTATGCCGCCGCGTACACATCCTCCGTTGCCGCGTACAATGCCTACTCAGCACCTTTAGTTGCTGCTGCCTACAAAGCTCCAGTCCTACTCAAGTAA